Proteins co-encoded in one Gopherus evgoodei ecotype Sinaloan lineage chromosome 4, rGopEvg1_v1.p, whole genome shotgun sequence genomic window:
- the SRRM2 gene encoding serine/arginine repetitive matrix protein 2 isoform X24: MYNGIGLPTPRGSGTNGYVQRNLSAVRHKKERTDYKSEEELRKLESSLVKKPNQEILDHERKRKVELKCLELAELMEEQGYAEGEIQEKVATFRLMLLEKDVALGKEGEQQPEQKPAVTETHQLAEANEKKNERLRAAFGISENYVDGSSFDPNRRAKEAAAAAAKQQEQQKQYSLVHESSSSRSPSPKQKKKKKKKDRGRSESRSPSRRERKKSSKKKKHRSESDSKKRKHRSPSPKSKHKAKEKKRKRSTSESASQKGRRGRSSSPDSSSSSDSSRSRSRSVTTQKRASLPSVTPPAPPRRRADPEGASKDALKRDRSASPEVSRRAQSSSPRKSRDKREKRSSRHSPRQRSSSPSPVSEGKIKDKDRPWQPERKSTPAPSSEREPRPQRRSPSPEPARERASSGHKRPPSKETKSPRSSSPPPKKPVADRPKSPSQAAAPSPPATTRKAQLSRSGSESDENSSSSSPERDKPAPSRQEKSKGSQRRDRSSSSPEPSQPAKVASKPSSRRERSGTPAKSAKTRSLSKRDARSRSRTPPSRRERSRTPPRRGGRSRTPPRRGARSRTPPRRGRSRSRSPQWRGRSRSPQRWGRSRSRTPPRWGKSRTPQRRGRSRSPQRRGWSRSRTPQRPGWSRSRNTARRGRSRTPPRRGRSRSRTPPRRGRSRSRTPPRRGRSRSRTPPRRGRSRSRTPPRRGRSRSRTPPRRGRSRSRTPPRRGRSGSSPRREKSLISARRSRSGSSAERRKKSRLPLRRSLSDSSPDVKQKSRKVSRRSRSASSPRLQKKSRSSPRRSRSGSSPRPKKKSRSSPRRSRSGSSPVLKKKSRTPSRRRRRRRSGLSPALKKKSRSPPRRSRSGSSPEVKKKSRSPPRRRRSGSSPLARKKSRSSPRRSRSRSSPVLKKKSRSPLRRSRSSSSPVLKKKSRSPPRRSSSGSSSVAKKKSRSPPVRGRSGSSPALREKSRSPPRRSRSGSSPVVREKSRSPPRRSRSGSSPVVREKSRSPLRHSKSGSSPAVREKPRSPLRRSRSGSSPEQRGKSVSPPVRSRSDSSPGLKKKSRSPARQSGLGSSPAVEGKSRSPAVRSRSGSSPEQRGKSVSPPVRSRSDSSPGLKKKSRSPPRQSGLGSSPAVEGKSRSPAVRNRSGSSPEQRGKSVSPPVRSRSDSSPGLKKKSRSPPRQSGLGSSPAVEGKSRSPAVRNRSGSSPDLKKLSKTSPRHSGAGSSPVVEEKSSLLPRCSQSGSSPELMKKSRSPPVIGRSGSSPELNDKSSSSLPRQSQSGSPPEPKKKSRSPPRCVKPGASPVVKEKSRSPQPWQSRSGSSPEVKKKSPSPSIRGASVEQAKSRSPPSLSGSGSLLTLKGKSSSPPRHSRSGSSPGSGSKLGAVSKHNRPGVCPEATELVRILAGQVKPVSPEAKDKYGTSPRRSRLGSSPGIREKSRTPPSSSESSPERAEISRSPLRRSRSGSPPRPREKSRSPPRPREKSRSPPRPREKSRSPPRPREKSRSPPRRSRSGSSPRPREKSRSPPRRSRSGSSPRLREKSRSPPRPREKSRSPPRRSRSGSSPRPREKSRSPPRPREKSRSPPRRSRSGSSPRPREKSRSPPRPREKSRSPPRHSRSGSSPRPREKSRSPPRPREKSRSPPRRSRSGSSPRAREKSRSPARYGSSGSFLRSREKSRSPARYSISGSSLRLREKSRSTPRRGRSSSSPRPREKLGASPRSSRSGSSPERPKGPTRRGRSSSPSRRGKWRSSLRRGRSGSSPRRTRSRSISRRGKSRSSLRRDRSISSPGRSRSRSTSRFSRRRERSPSSPRRSRSRTPPRRARAGSSPQRRGSRQPRSRSPPKLDVSRTPASSYHGRSKASPARTRSGSGSPKRAGRRSRSPPVLEKYPKVGAADKAAPGRAEKTSPVVLVPIRRSPSRSPPAPDESSPKARKAHSPAPKIHSPRPEGSLGAVRNGGPAPTWTLNSCPAAPGGSPPAGRLPQAKGPEKVRSSSSSSSSSSSTSHKVPSPLPAPLPVLPPKEEDREGPKVKLEPPAPEVPGDLPDKARGGAAKALVPLPVPPRTPSKEKRSSSTSSSSSSSSSSSSSSSSSSSDSSSSSSESSHDSPASKGPDLETAKKEPPSPAQKELAREGRPLELAKRKRRSRSSSSSSSSSSSSSSSSSSSSSSSSSSSSSSSSSSSSSSSSSSPKPGPQPQPKAAPKKPSPEQRRSRSPRKPIDSLRDSRSLSYSPAERRRPSPPEPPLAQRDRHSDKPSQRSRGTNSRSPGRKRRRETPSPPHAARRRASRSP; this comes from the exons ATGTACAATGGGATAGGGCTCCCCACTCCCCGGGGCAGCGGCACCAACGGCTACGTCCAGCGCAATCTCTCGGCCGTGCGGCACAAGAAGGAGCGAACCGACTACAAGTCGGAGGAGGAGCTCAGGAAGCTGGAGTCGTCTCTGGTGAAGAAGCCCAACCAGGAGATCCTGGACCATGAGCGCAAGCGCAAGGTGGAGCTGAAATGCCTGGAGCTGGCCGAGCTCATGGAGGAACAGGG ctacGCCGAGGGCGAGATCCAGGAGAAGGTGGCGACCTTCCGGCTCATGCTCCTGGAGAAGGACGTGGCGCTGGGCAaggagggggagcagcagcccgAGCAGAAGCCAGC ggtcaCAGAGACCCACCAGCTGGCCGAGGCCAACGAAAAGAAGAACGAGCGGCTGCGGGCGGCTTTTGGCATCAGCGAGAATTACGTCGACGGGAGTTCGTTCGACCCCAACCGCAGGGCTAAGGAGGCGGCGGCTGCGGCAGCCAAGcaacaggagcagcagaagcagtACAG CCTGGTCCATGAGTCCAGCAGCTCCCGCTCTCCATCCCCcaagcagaagaaaaagaaaaagaagaaagacaGAGGCAG GTCAGAGAGCAGATCCCCTTCtcgaagagagaggaaaaagagctctaagaagaagaaacacag GTCCGAGTCAGACTCAAAGAAGAGGAAACACAG GTCTCCCAGTCCGAAGAGCAAACACAAAGCCAaggagaagaagaggaagag ATCCACCAGCGAGTCGGCGTCCCAGAAGGGCCGAAGAGGTCGCTCGTCCTCCCcagactcttcctcctcctcggACAGCTCGCGGAGCAG GTCCCGGAGCGTCACCACTCAGAAGCGGGCCTCCCTGCCCAGCGtgacccccccagcaccgccacGGAGGAGAGCCGACCCCGAGGGCGCCTCAAAGGATGCCCTCAAGAGAGATCGCTCGGCATCCCCCGAGGTCAGCCGGCGCGCGCAGAGCAGCAGCCCCCGGAAGAGTCGAGATAAGCGAGAG aaGCGGTCGTCTCGGCACTCCCCCCGCCAGCGTTCCTCCTCCCCGTCGCCCGTCTCCGAGGGGAAAATAAAGGACAAGGATCGCCCCTGGCAGCCAGAGCGCAAATCCACCCCCGCCCCGTCCTCGGAGCGTGAGCCCCGCCCTCAACGCCGCTCCCCGTCCCCTGAGCCGGCCCGAGAGAGGGCCTCATCCGGCCACAAGCGCCCACCCTCCAAGGAGACCAAGTCCCCCCGATCCTCCTCCCCGCCTCCCAAAAAGCCAGTGGCTGATCGCCCCAAGAGCCCGTCCCAAGCGGCTGCTCCCTCGCCACCGGCCACCACCCGGAAGGCCCAGCTGTCCCGCTCGGGCTCTGAGAGCGACGAAaactcgtcctcctcttcccccgAGCGGGATAAGCCGGCCCCGAGCAGACAGGAGAAATCGAAGGGCTCCCAGCGCCGGGACCGCTCCAGTTCTTCCCCAGAGCCCTCCCAGCCTGCTAAGGTTGCCTCCAAACCCTCGTCCCGGCGTGAGCGCTCTGGCACCCCGGCAAAGAGCGCCAAAACCCGCTCCCTTTCCAAGAGAGAcgccaggtcccggtcccggacGCCCCCTTCCCGCAGGGAGCGTTCCCGCACCCCGCCCCGCCGGGGAGGCCGTTCCCGCACCCCACCCCGCCGGGGGGCCCGTTCCCGTACGCCACCGAGACGGGGCCGGTCCCGATCCCGGAGCCCCCAGTGGAGAGGCAGGTCCCGGAGCCCCCAGAGGTGGGGACGGTCCCGTTCCCGCACTCCGCCCAGGTGGGGCAAATCCCGTACGCCCCAGAGGAGGGGGAGATCTCGCAGCCCTCAACGGCGAGGGTGGTCTCGCTCCAGGACACCCCAGAGGCCTGGCTGGTCTAGGAGCCGGAACACGGCAAGGCGGGGTCGGTCTAGAACCCCGCCCCGGCgaggcaggtcccggtctagaACCCCGCCCCGGCgaggcaggtcccggtctagaACCCCGCCCCGGCgaggcaggtcccggtctagaACCCCTCCTCGGCgaggcaggtcccggtctagaACCCCTCCTCGGCgaggcaggtcccggtctagaACCCCGCCCCGGCgaggcaggtcccggtctagaACCCCGCCCCGACGAGGCAGGTCAGGGTCCTCTCCCAGGCGGGAGAAATCACTCATTTCAGCCAGGAGGAGCCGCTCTGGGTCATCAGCCGAGCGGAGGAAAAAATCCAGGCTGCCCCTGCGAAGGAGCCTGTCTGACTCGTCACCAGATGTGAAGCAGAAATCCAGGAAAGTGTCAAGACGCAGCCGCTCCGCATCATCCCCTCGGCTACAGAAGAAATCCAGATCATCGCCCCGGAGGAGCCGCTCTGGCTCATCCCCTCGGCCAAAAAAGAAATCCAGATCATCCCCTCGGAGGAGCCGGTCAGGGTCGTCTCCAGTGCTGAAGAAGAAATCCAGAACGCcgtccaggaggaggaggaggaggaggtctggATTGTCTCCGGCACTCAAAAAGAAATCCAGATCACCGCCTAGAAGAAGCCGGTCTGGATCATCTCCAGAAGTGAAGAAAAAATCCAGATCACCTCCAAGACGAAGGAGGTCTGGATCTTCTCCACTGGCGAGAAAGAAATCCAGATCATCGCCAAGACGAAGCAGGTCTAGGTCCTCGCCAGTGTTGAAGAAGAAATCTAGATCACCCCTGAGACGAAGCAGGTCTAGCTCCTCGCCAGTGTTGAAGAAGAAATCTAGATCGCCCCCGAGACGAAGCAGTTCTGGGTCCTCTTCAGTGGCAAAGAAGAAATCCAGATCACCGCCTGTGAGAGGCCGATCTGGGTCGTCTCCAGCATTGAGAGAGAAATCTAGATCGCCCCCGAGACGAAGCAGATCTGGATCATCTCCAGTGGTGCGAGAGAAGTCTAGATCACCCCCGAGACGAAGCAGATCTGGATCATCTCCAGTGGTGAGAGAGAAATCTAGATCACCCCTGAGACACAGCAAATCTGGATCATCTCCAGCTGTGAGAGAGAAACCGAGATCACCACTGAGACGAAGCAGATCTGGATCCTCTCCAGAACAGAGAGGGAAATCCGTATCACCTCCTGTGAGAAGCCGGTCTGACTCCTCTCCTGGGTTGAAGAAGAAGTCTAGGTCTCCTGCAAGGCAAAGTGGGCTTGGATCTTCGCCAGCCGTGGAAGGGAAATCCAGATCTCCTGCAGTGAGAAGCAGATCTGGATCCTCTCCAGAACAGAGAGGGAAATCTGTATCACCTCCTGTGAGAAGCCGGTCTGACTCCTCTCCTGGGTTGAAGAAGAAGTCTAGGTCTCCTCCAAGGCAAAGTGGGCTTGGATCTTCGCCAGCTGTGGAAGGGAAATCCAGATCTCCTGCAGTGAGAAACAGATCTGGATCCTCTCCAGAACAGAGGGGGAAATCTGTATCACCTCCTGTGAGAAGCCGGTCTGACTCCTCTCCTGGGTTGAAGAAGAAGTCTAGGTCTCCTCCAAGGCAAAGTGGGCTTGGATCTTCGCCAGCTGTGGAAGGGAAATCCAGATCTCCTGCAGTGAGAAACAGATCTGGATCctctccagacctgaagaagctgTCTAAGACCTCTCCAAGACACAGTGGTGCTGGGTCTTCTCCAGTGGTGGAAGAGAAATCAAGTTTACTTCCAAGATGCAGCCAGTCTGGATCTTCTCCAGAACTGATGAAGAAATCCAGATCGCCGCCTGTGATAGGCAGGTCGGGATCCTCTCCAGAACTAAATGATAAATCTAGCTCCTCACTCCCAAGACAAAGCCAATCAGGATCCCCTCCAGAACCAAAAAAGAAATCCAGATCACCTCCAAGATGTGTTAAACCTGGTGCCTCTCCAGTGGTGAAAGAAAAGTCCAGATCTCCCCAGCCATGGCAAAGCCGATCCGGATCCTCTCCAGAAGTGAAAAAGAAATCCCCATCACCATCCATAAGAGGGGCCTCTGTAGAGCAAGCAAAATCCAGATCGCCTCCCTCACTGAGCGGATCCGGATCATTGTTGACGTTGAAAGGGAAATCCAGTTCGCCCCCAAGACACAGCCGATCTGGATCCTCTCCAGGGTCAGGAAGCAAACTTGGAGCAGTTTCAAAACACAACAGGCCTGGGGTTTGTCCAGAAGCTACAGAGCTAGTGAGGATTTTAGCAGGTCAGGTCAAGCCAGTGTCTCCTGAGGCAAAAGACAAATATGGAACGTCCCCAAGAAGGAGCAGATTGGGGTCATCCCCTGGCATCAGAGAGAAATCCAGAACACCTCCGAGCAGCTCAGAGTCTTCTCCAGAACGGGCAGAAATATCCCGATCGCCTCTGAGACGCAGCAGGTCTGGTTCGCCCCCCAGGCCCCGAGAGAAGTCCCGATCGCCCCCCAGGCCCCGAGAGAAGTCCCGATCGCCCCCCAGGCCCCGAGAGAAGTCCCGATCGCCCCCCAGGCCCCGAGAGAAGTCCCGATCGCCCCCGAGgcgcagcaggtctggctcatcTCCCAGGCCCCGAGAGAAATCCCGATCGCCCCCGAGGCGCAGCAGGTCTGGTTCATCTCCCAG GCTTCGAGAGAAATCCCGATCGCCCCCCAGGCCCCGAGAGAAGTCCCGATCGCCCCCGAGGCGCAGCAGGTCTGGTTCATCTCCCAGGCCCCGAGAGAAGTCCCGATCGCCCCCCAGGCCCCGAGAGAAGTCCCGATCGCCCCCGAGGCGCAGCAGGTCTGGTTCATCTCCCAGGCCTCGAGAGAAATCCCGATCGCCCCCCAGGCCCCGAGAGAAGTCCCGATCACCCCCGAGGCACAGCAGATCTGGTTCATCTCCTAGGCCTCGAGAGAAATCCCGATCGCCCCCCAGGCCTCGAGAGAAGTCTCGATCACCCCCGAGGCGCAGCAGGTCTGGTTCATCTCCCAGGGCTCGAGAGAAATCCCGATCTCCTGCTAGATATGGCAGTTCCGGCTCATTTCTGAGATCTAGAGAGAAATCCAGATCTCCCGCAAGGTACAGCATATCCGGCTCGTCCCTAAGACTTCGAGAGAAATCCAGATCCACTCCAAGGCGTGGCAGGTCCAGTTCATCCCCGAGACCTCGAGAGAAGCTGGGGGcgtctcccagaagcagccgctCTGGGTCGTCTCCAGAGAGACCCAAAGGCCCAACAAGGCGTGGCCGATCCAGCTCTCCCTCCAGAAGGGGGAAGTGGAGATCTTCCCTGCGGCGAGGAAGATCCGGGTCTTCGCCCAGGAGAACCCGGTCCCGGTCCATCTCCAGACGAGGCAAATCCAGAAGCTCCCTGCGGAGAGACCGATCCATCTCGTCGCCCGGCAGGAGCCGCTCAAGATCCACCTCGCGATTCTCCCGCCGCCGGGAGCGTTCGCCATCCTCACCCCGTCGCAGCAGATCCCGCACGCCGCCCCGCCGAGCCCGAGCGGGGTCCTCCCCCCAGCGCCGCGGCTCCCGCCAGCCCCGCTCCCGCTCCCCACCGAAACTGGACGTCTCCCGCACCCCGGCCTCTTCCTACCACGGCCGCTCAAAGGCGTCGCCGGCCAGGACCCGCTCAGGCTCCGGCTCGCCAAAACGAGCCGGGAGGAGGTCCCGCTCCCCACCGGTGCTGGAGAAATACCCCAAAGTGGGAGCAGCCGACAAGGCAGCACCAGGCAGAGCTGAGAAGACGTCGCCCGTGGTGTTGGTGCCCATCCGGCGCAGCCCGTCCCGCTCCCCGCCGGCTCCGGATGAGTCCTCTCCCAAAGCCAGGAAAGcccattcccctgcccccaagatCCACTCCCCGCGGccggaggggtccctgggggcggTGAGGAACGGGGGTCCGGCGCCCACCTGGACCCTGAACTcctgccctgctgcccctgggGGCTCCCCGCCTGCCGGCCGCCTCCCCCAAGCCAAAGGGCCAGAGAAAGTCagatcttcctcctcttcctcctcctcctcctcctccacctcccacaaggtgcccagccccctgcccgccCCACTCCCGGTGCTGCCCCCCAAGGAGGAAGACAGGGAAGGGCCCAAGGTCAAGTTGGAGCCGCCAGCCCCGGAGGTGCCCGGGGACCTGCCAGACAAAGCCAGGGGCGGAGCCGCCAAGGCGCTGGTGCCGCTGCCGGTGCCTCCCCGCACCCCGTCCAAAGAGAAGAGGAGCTCGTCCACCTCCTCGTCTTCGTCGTCCtcgtcttcttcctcctcctcgtcctcttcctcctcctccgactccagctccagctcctcagAGTCCAGCCACGACTCCCCGGCGAGCAAGGGGCCCGACCTGGAGACGGCGAAGAAAGA GCCACCGAGCCCGGCGCAGAAGGAGCTGGCCCGTGAGGGGCGCCCCCTGGAGCTGGCCAAGCGGAAACGCCGTTCccgaagctccagcagctccagcagcagctcgtCGTCAtcatcctcctcatcttcctcctcgtcttcctcctcctcctcgtcatcctcctcctcatcctcttcttcctcctcgtcctcgtcctcctcctcccccaagccggggccccaaccgcagcccaaggcagcccccaagaaGCCCTCACCTGAGCAGAGGCG ctcccggaGCCCCCGGAAGCCGATCGACTCCCTGCGCGACTCGCGCTCTCTCAGCTATTCCCCGGCCGAGCGGCGCCGGCCCTCCCCTCCGGAGCCCCCCCTGGCCCAGCGGGACCGGCACAG